DNA sequence from the bacterium genome:
AATAGAAACGCAAACTATCGACCTCTGGCTTATAAATTTTCATCAAACGAGTTTTCAGTTGTTCCCACTGATCAGGGGCAACCCGGCACTCGAAAACCGAGTTCTGCACCCGCTGACCATAATTCTTGCAAGTTTTAGCAATCTTCGCCAGACGTCTTTGCCCTTCGCGCTTAACGGTCTCAACGTCATAACACACCAGAACCATCATCGCATAACCTCCTTTCCCTAACGCCAGATCATCGCAGGATAAAGATCCATATCGCCCCGGATAAAACGTGAGAGGAGCCGGGCCTGACAAAGAAAAACCAGACCTATTTCCATTTTTTCATTGAGAAAGGGATGTTCAAGCATCTCCTTTTTCCTGTTCTGATAAGCCATGATGACTTTTTTCCGCCCTTCCACATTCA
Encoded proteins:
- the cas2 gene encoding CRISPR-associated endonuclease Cas2, giving the protein MMVLVCYDVETVKREGQRRLAKIAKTCKNYGQRVQNSVFECRVAPDQWEQLKTRLMKIYKPEVDSLRFYYLGANWQRRVEHHGAKATYDPEGALLV